A window of the Cannabis sativa cultivar Pink pepper isolate KNU-18-1 chromosome X, ASM2916894v1, whole genome shotgun sequence genome harbors these coding sequences:
- the LOC133032258 gene encoding uncharacterized protein LOC133032258 — MGDHPDRHCVGQNQMSMSLLDPRLSLVPLKKIKGIQERLKVVQSRQKSYADLHRREVEFDVGNYVFLKVTPMRGVTRFGVKGKLAPRCIGPFEVIERIGEVAYRLNLPGQLGHVHNVFHVSMLRKYTLDPSHVIEYEAIPLQEDVTYEEEPVKILVRELKVLRNREIPVVKVLWKNHREDEATWEIESEMYVKYPHLFNFQLEVVL, encoded by the coding sequence ATGGGAGACCATCCAGATCGCCATTGTGTTGGGCAGAACCAGATGAGCATGTCACTATTGGACCCTAGATTATCACTAGTACCACTGAAAAAGATTAAGGGAATCCAAGAAAGACTTAAGGTTGTTCAAAGTCGTCAGAAAAGCTATGCCGATCTCCATCGACGGGAAGTTGAGTTTGATGTTGGTAATTATGTCTTCTTGAAAGTTACTCCTATGCGTGGTGTAACGAGATTTGGGGTGAAGGGTAAGCTAGCCCCGAGGTGtattggaccttttgaggtTATCGAGAGGATTGGGGAGGTCGCTTACCGATTAAACTTACCAGGACAATTGGGACATGTTCATAATGTGTTCCATGTGTCTATGTTAAGGAAGTATACTCTAGATCCGTCACATGTTATTGAGTATGAGGCTATCCCTCTTCAGGAAGATGTGACTTATGAAGAAGAACCTGTCAAAATCTTGGTGAGAGAGCTAAAAGTGTTAAGGAACAGAGAGATTCCAGTAGTCAAGGTCTTATGGAAAAACCACAGGGAAGACGAGGCTACTTGGGAGATAGAGTCCGAGATGTATGTGAAGTATCCTCACttgtttaattttcaacttgagGTTGTACTttaa
- the LOC133032259 gene encoding uncharacterized mitochondrial protein AtMg00860-like, with amino-acid sequence MTEVKFLGHVISQDGITVDPAKIDSILQWERPKNVTEVRSFLGLAGYYRRFVENFSRIAMPLTKLTRKEVKFIWDDSCEKAFRELKERLTSAPVLTVPNSEEPYVYHPGKANVVADALSRKSHGTLACLALEDWKRTITMGDYDLQYYEGEGVA; translated from the exons ATGACTGAAGTCAAGTTCTTGGGCCATGTAATTTCACAAGATGGTATCACCGTTGATCCTGCAAAGATAGACTCTATTCTACAGTGGGAAAGACCAAAGAATGTCactgaagttcgaagttttcttggGTTGGCAGGCTACTATCGTCGCTTTGTAGAGAATTTCTCTCGAATTGCTATGCCTTTGACAAAGTTAACAAGAAAAGAAGTAAAGTTTATATGGGATGATAGTTGTGAAAAAGCTTTTAGAGAATTGAAGGAAAGATTAACTTCGGCGCCTGTTCTCACTGTTCCTAATAGTGAGGAACCATATGTG tatcaccccgggaaagctaaTGTAGTAGCTGATGCACTTAGTAGAAAGTCTCATGGTACTTTGGCATGTTTGGCTCTTGAGGACTGGAAAAGGACAATAACAATGGGTGATTATGACTTGCAATACTATGAAGGGGAAGGAGTAGCTTGA